One part of the Rutidosis leptorrhynchoides isolate AG116_Rl617_1_P2 chromosome 1, CSIRO_AGI_Rlap_v1, whole genome shotgun sequence genome encodes these proteins:
- the LOC139885568 gene encoding protein CHLOROPLAST IMPORT APPARATUS 2-like, producing the protein MSTCLSSRACGFDLEHMIKWPYITNSTRTTSNSSSPSSTLSESTNSPIAISSRKARKPRKRPNQTYNEAAALLSMACPNIFNTKHLIKKPTNLPKFTKHQPHFFDEPPELIETSEYPLRRQIAENPCSLTESKITTLCQNTQEIELNCDCVELKDECLDEFDTESILDEEIEQGIDSIMGESNSVIDNNKEPNDVIAYGYPIGLGFGMRNGVRALKNCDDRNWWCFPMVDVSPAVNGKFEKSLVGKKKKKKVEELMESELGFNSWGIDNFSKGIQSEKRLVLKLDYDDVLNDWSGNWSPVPEEIWHKAPTGGDIYARAANIDLFSEKDGRIEASATRFMDKNQSKKNGHPVKNASSDRRPRCKGRFVKKSISTACDGET; encoded by the exons ATGTCAACTTGTTTAAGTTCAAGAGCTTGTGGATTTGATCTTGAACACATGATTAAATGGCCATATATTACTAATTCCACTAGAACCACTTCAAATTCATCATCTCCATCTTCAACCTTATCAGAATCAACCAATTCTCCCATAGCAATCTCCTCTCGCAAAGCACGAAAACCGCGAAAAAGACCCAATCAAACTTACAATGAAGCAGCTGCTCTGCTTTCCATGGCTTGTCCCAACATTTTCAACACCAAACACCTCATAAAAAAACCAACAAACCTACCCAAATTCACCAAACACCAACCCCATTTCTTCGATGAACCACCCGAATTGATCGAAACCTCTGAGTATCCCCTCCGACGTCAAATTGCAGAAAACCCCTGTTCGTTGACTGAGTCAAAGATTACAACTTTATGCCAAAATACACAAGAAATCGAATTGAATTGTGATTGTGTGGAATTGAAAGATGAGTGTCTTGATGAATTTGATACGGAATCGATTCTTGATGAGGAAATTGAACAGGGGATTGATAGTATAATGGGAGAATCGAATtctgttattgataataataaggaACCGAATGATGTAATTGCTTATGGGTATccaattgggttagggtttgggatgaGGAATGGAGTGAGGGCATTGAAAAACTGTGATGACCGGAATTGGTGGTGTTTTCCGATGGTGGATGTGTCACCGGCGGTTAACGGAAAATTTGAGAAATCGCTGGtgggaaagaaaaagaagaaaaaagtgGAGGAATTGATGGAGTCGGAATTAGGATTCAATTCCTGGGGGATTGATAATTTTAGTAAAGGAATTCAAAGTGAAAAGCGGTTAGTATTGAAATTGGATTACGACGACGTTTTGAATGATTGGTCGGGTAATTGGTCGCCGGTGCCGGAGGAAATTTGGCATAAAGCACCTACGGGAGGTGATATCTAT GCAAGAGCGGCTAACATTGATTTGTTCTCCGAGAAAGATGGAAGGATTGAAGCTAGTGCAACGAGGTTTATGGACAAAAATCAATCTAAGAAGAACGGGCACCCGGTTAAAAATGCCTCGTCCGATCGACGGCCAAGATGCAAG GGACGATTTGTAAAAAAGTCAATTTCTACAGCCTGTGACGGCGAAACGTAA